One Rosa chinensis cultivar Old Blush chromosome 3, RchiOBHm-V2, whole genome shotgun sequence DNA window includes the following coding sequences:
- the LOC112194994 gene encoding disease resistance protein RUN1-like, translating to MDKVEEWRRTLSDVADMGGMVLGNQYESQFIQHIVHETLKMLNESLFKGCSNIVGMPYRVQKLNRWLKDGSNDVDVAVICGICGIGKTTVARVAYNLNFYRFQGSSFLEDIGGTLEEDVGILDLQKKLLSDIQRSEETEAIDISSPNEGRSKDQTRCVLQKSSYCF from the exons ATGGATAAGGTGGAGGAGTGGCGAAGAACACTCAGTGATGTTGCAGACATGGGAGGGATGGTTTTAGGAAATCA GTATGAGTCACAGTTCATCCAACATATTGTTCATGAAACTCTGAAAATGCTGAATGAATCGTTATTTAAAGGTTGTTCCAATATTGTTGGAATGCCCTACCGTGTGCAAAAGCTGAATAGATGGCTGAAAGATGGATCAAATGATGTTGATGTGGCTGTGATATGTGGCATTTGTGGAATTGGAAAGACCACAGTTGCCCGAGTTGCTTATAACCTAAACTTTTACAGATTTCAAGGTAGCAGCTTTCTTGAAGATATAGGAGGAACTTTAGAAGAAGACGTTGGTATTCTTGACCTCCAAAAAAAACTTCTTTCAGATATCCAAAGGAGTGAAGAGACAGAAGCCATAGACATCAGCAGCCCAAATGAAGGAAGAAGCAAAGATCAAACACGCTGTGTGTTGCAAAAGAGTTCTTATTGTTTTTGA